The nucleotide sequence AGCACGTACTGCCGCGGCTCCACCGTCGCGTCGATACGGATGCGGGTCAAAATCTCGACCCGACGTTCGGCCGATGTGGTGGTCGCAGATGCGACGTTTTCACCTTTCGATGCGGCATCGGTGTCCGCAATCGTCTGACTATCCGTGGCATTTTCCATGACGGTCTCGCTTGTTCCCCGTGAGACGTGCGTGGTGGTAAAGGTGACGATTGGATTGGGATTCGACGATGCAGCGACGAAGGCTCAGATCGACGCGGCGGACTATTGATTCTATGCGGCCGGCCAACCGCCCGAACAATGTACACCGAGGCGAAGAACTTGTCTCATCCGACACCCCCAAAAGTGCCGGCGATGCGATCCCCGTGCCTTGGCCAATCTATCAATGCAAAGGACGCGCCGGATTTCCGCCAATCCCGCCGGTATTTTTTTGCGACCGCCCGATCTTCGCACGGCAATTTACCTGGTTTCCCCCAGTTCCCGCGGATGTTCCTGATTTCCTGCCAGACCGACCGTCGGGCCGCCCCAGATCTTCACAATCAACGCGATCTTCCCATTGAACGACGGATGCAATGGCTTCGCCCATCTAGCGTCGCCGGAATCTGCCGATGAATCTCGCAGACGCTGCTTGGTTTACGGGCGGGGGATGGGCGGTTGGCACCGGCGTGTCGACGCGATGGGGAAACGGACGCGTCGGCCCGGCCGGGCTGGCCCCGTCGACTCGGCCCGTCAACTTGGCGATGCGACGGGAATACGACACATTGTGGGCCCACGCTGCGTGGGACGAGACATGCCACCGGCCGGATGAAGCGACGGGATACATCTTTCAGTGACCAAGTTGGACGACTGGTACGACCATCCACAGTATTTTGACATGGTGTTTCGCGATGAAACGCCTGCGGAAGTGGCCTTTTTCAAAGAAGCATTCGATCGCTATTGCGACGCTCCGGTGCAACGGCTTATCGAACCCGGTTGTGGCAGCGGTCGTTTGGTCGCGGCATTGGCTGGCGAAGGTTACCAGTGCTGTGGGCTGGACCTGAGCGAACCGATGCTGCGTTATTTGCGCAGCCGGCTGCGTCGTCGCGGTTTGGCCGCCGAGGTCATCCAAGGCGACATGATCGACATGCCGGTGGGCGACCAGATCTTTGACGCCGCTTTTTGCACGTTCAATACGTTCCGCCATTTGTCCAACGACGACGATGCGGTGAAGCACCTGCGGCGTGTTGCCGACCATGTCCGCACGGGCGGTCTGTATTTGTTGGGGTTTCATATCATCCCGATGGACGCCGATCCGGAATGTACCGAACGTTGGCAAGCGTCCGCGGGCGGCACCAAAGTCCACGTGACGTTGAAGGTGATCGATTTCGATCGGAAACAACGCCGCGAAACGCTGCGGGTGTCGATCAAGGCGACACGTCGAAGCGGCGCGGTGCATCGAGTCCGCAGCGAATTTCCGCTGCGGTTGTACACCGCGTCACAGACGAAACGCTTGTTGGCAAAGGTCGCCGACGTGTGGACGATTCGCAAAATCTTTGACTTCGATTACGACATCGATTCGCCGCGAAAGTTCGACGACGATTTGACCGACGCACTGTTTGTGCTTCAGCGCACCGGCGATTGACTTGCTGGTCTAGCTTGGGATGCCCGATTCGTCGATGTCGATCCATCGGCGTTCGTGATGGCTTTTCAAGATCGCTTCGCACAGCACGACTTCACGGTGGCCGTCGGCAAAGCTGGGGTGGCCCGGCGTCGGGGCGGCTTCGCCATTCAGTTTCGCTTCGATCGCCCGATAGAAATCGATAAAGCAGTGCTTGAACGTGTCGGGGAACCCTTCGTTGTGACCGCCGGGATAGCTGATGCCTTCGGCAACCGATCCGCCGACCAACGCCGGGTCACGCAACAGCGTTTCGTTGGGGCGGTCACGGTGCCCGACGAACATCTCGTTGGGCGATTCGCTGTTCCAAGCCAACGTTTGTCTGGATCCGGCCATTTCAAATCGACAGCAGTTTTTGCGGCCCGCGGTAACCTGGGACACGGTCATGCAACCGTGTGCGCCGCCTTCGAATCGGACCAGAATGCTGCCGGCGTCCTCGGTATCGATATCGATCGGTTGCGTGGATTGAGGCT is from Crateriforma conspicua and encodes:
- a CDS encoding class I SAM-dependent methyltransferase, with product MTKLDDWYDHPQYFDMVFRDETPAEVAFFKEAFDRYCDAPVQRLIEPGCGSGRLVAALAGEGYQCCGLDLSEPMLRYLRSRLRRRGLAAEVIQGDMIDMPVGDQIFDAAFCTFNTFRHLSNDDDAVKHLRRVADHVRTGGLYLLGFHIIPMDADPECTERWQASAGGTKVHVTLKVIDFDRKQRRETLRVSIKATRRSGAVHRVRSEFPLRLYTASQTKRLLAKVADVWTIRKIFDFDYDIDSPRKFDDDLTDALFVLQRTGD